In Procambarus clarkii isolate CNS0578487 chromosome 25, FALCON_Pclarkii_2.0, whole genome shotgun sequence, the following proteins share a genomic window:
- the LOC138368569 gene encoding zinc finger protein 85-like — translation MKTYQCSQCGKVFNRLGNMRRHLLVHLGDKAHECPECGKRFSQFGHMKTHMLVHSGKRPYECPECAKRFSRPGHVKTHMLMHLGVRLHECPECKKRFSRPDIMKSHMLVHSGDKPHECPECGKRFRQLGDMKKHRMLHADERPFQCAECGKKFRERGNIIKHLLVHSGDKPHECPVCEKRFSQLGSMKSHMFVHSDAKPHECPECEMRFSQLRGIKRHMLVHSGAKPYECPECGMRFRLLGGMKRHIPHECPKCEKKFSRPEIIKSHMLVHSGDKPHECPECGKRFKRLGDMKKHRMLHADERPFQCAECGKKFRERGKIIMHIGHAIKGCVETKRDNVKYVFKTQGHTIDGCVETQGHGL, via the exons ATGAAGACttaccagtgttcacagtgtggAAAGGTATTCAATCGTCTTGGAAATATGAGGAGGCACTTGTTAGTGCATTTGGGTGACAAAGCCCATGAGTGTCCAGAAtgcgggaagagattcagtcaatttGGAcacatgaagactcacatgttagtacattcggGTAAAAGaccttatgagtgtccagagtgtgcgaagagattcagtcgtcctgGACATGTAAAGACTCACATGTTAATGCATTTGGGTGTCagacttcatgagtgtccagagtgtaagAAAAGATTTAGTCGTCCTGACATTATGAAGtctcatatgttagtgcattcaggtgacaaacctcatgaatgtccagaatgtggaaagagattcaggcAGCTTGGAGACATGAAGAAGCACAGGATGTTGCATgctgatgagagaccttttcaatgtgctgagtgtggcaaaaaatttagagaacgtgggaaTATAATAAAGCacttgttagtacattcaggtgataagcctcacgagtgtccagtatgtgagaagagattcagtcagcttggaagtatgaagtCACACATGTTTGTGCATTCAGATgcaaaacctcatgagtgtccagagtgtgagatGAGATTCAGTCAGCTTCGAGGTAtaaagcgtcacatgttagtgcattccggTGCAaaaccttatgagtgtccagagtgtggaatgaGATTCCGTCTGCTTGGGggtatgaagcgtcacat acctcatgagtgtccaaagTGTGAGAAAAAATTCAGTCGTCCTGAAATTATAAAGtctcatatgttagtgcattcaggtgataaacctcatgagtgtccagaatgtggaAAGAGATTCAAGAGGCTTGGAGATATGAAGAAGCACAGGATGTTGCATgctgatgagagaccttttcagtgTGCTGAGTGtgggaaaaaatttagagaacggggAAAAATAATAATGCACAT AGGACACGCCATCAAGGGCTGCGTTGAAACAAAGCGGGACAACGTCAAGTACGTTTTTAAAACCCAAGGACACACCATCGACGGCTgcgttgagacacaaggacatgGCCTCTAG